CCGGTTTTTCGTCACATAGCCACCACTATGATCCTCAAAACCGTGAAAATTTGGCCTCGATTCCCCACTCGGCTCGCTACGGACGCTCAAGTCCGACAGACTCCTAGCCGAAGACCCGCTCGAAAATGGTATCGATGTGTTTGGTGTGGTAGCCCATATCGAAGGCTTTGTCGATCTCGTCGACCGAGACCGCCTTGGTGACCTCGGGGTCGTCGAGCAGCCGGTCTTTGAACTGCCCCCCCTCCTCCCAGACCTTCATGGCATTACGCTGCACGATGCGGTAGGCCGCCTCGCGGCTGATCCCCTTTTGGGTGAGCAGCAGCAGCACATATTGCGAGAAGGGCAGGCCGCCGGTCATCTCCAGGTTTTTCTTCATCCGCTCGGGGTAGACGAGCAGGTTGTCGATCACGTTGATCGCCCGGTGCAGCATGAAGTCGAGGGTGACGGTGGCGTCGGGGCCGATGATCCGCTCCACCGAAGAGTGGGAGATATCCCGCTCGTGCCACAGAGCGACATTTTCAAGGGCGCTGGCGGCGTAACCCCGCATCAGGCGGGCAAGACCGGTGAGGTTTTCGCTCAAGACCGGGTTGCGCTTGTGGGGCATGGCGGAAGAGCCCTTCTGCCCCGCCGAGAAATACTCCTCGGCTTCGTAAACCTCGGTGCGCTGTAAATGGCGAATTTCAACCGCGATCTTCTCGATCGAGGCGGCGACGATGGCGAGCGTCGAGAAATATTCGGCGTGACGATCACGTTGAATCACCTGGGTCGAGGCCTTCGAGGGGCGCAATCCCAGTTTTTCGCAGACGAACTCCTCCACCTTGGGCGAGATATTGGCGAACGTGCCGACCGCGCCGGAGAGCATTCCCA
The window above is part of the Proteobacteria bacterium CG1_02_64_396 genome. Proteins encoded here:
- a CDS encoding adenylosuccinate lyase, whose protein sequence is MIPRYTRPEMARIWSDENRFRKWLDIEVAACEAQAQLGVIPKDAVEVIKEKANFDAARVHEIEKEVKHDVIAFLTSVSEYVGPEARFIHQGMTSSDVLDTAFALQLREAADLLLQGLDGLMQVLKKRALEHRDTIMIGRSHGIHAEPVTFGLKLAVWFDEMKRNRVRLMRARETISVGMLSGAVGTFANISPKVEEFVCEKLGLRPSKASTQVIQRDRHAEYFSTLAIVAASIEKIAVEIRHLQRTEVYEAEEYFSAGQKGSSAMPHKRNPVLSENLTGLARLMRGYAASALENVALWHERDISHSSVERIIGPDATVTLDFMLHRAINVIDNLLVYPERMKKNLEMTGGLPFSQYVLLLLTQKGISREAAYRIVQRNAMKVWEEGGQFKDRLLDDPEVTKAVSVDEIDKAFDMGYHTKHIDTIFERVFG